GGGCGCATCTTGATCATCCACAAGGCAATAATCGAAATCAAGTAACCCAAAGCATTCACTCCAAAGGCAAAACCGAGTCCAGCTACATCCGCAGCCTGAGCAGCTCCACCGCCTGTAAGCAATGACGTATCTGGTGAACTGGAAAAGATGGCAATCAGTGCGCCCGCCAGGGCCGGACCCACGGCGATGCTCAGCTGGTTTGTCCCCTGGACAATCGAGTTCCCGGCCAGCAGGTGCTCTATGTCTACAATCCGAGGCATTATGGATGCCTGGGCCGGAAAATAGAAGGCGTCCGCCACCCCAAAACTCAGTCCGAAAATATAAAGCATCCAGAGATCAACTCTTCCAGTAAGGACCAGTCCTGTCAGCAGGCCCACTATAACCATGCGAGCGAAGTTGGACCCGAGCATAAGCGTTCGCGGGGAGAAGCGGTCGGTGAGAGCCCCGCCGACGAGCATGAACAGGGCGCGGGGGATGCCCGCCAGGGCCAGGACCATCCCCATTTGAAAAGGGTCCCCTGTTAATTTCAGCACCAGCCAAGGCAGGGCGATCAGGTAGAACTGAGTGCCCAGGACCGAAGCGCCCTGACCAAGCCATAGCAAACGGAGATTGCGCAGGCGCAGCACCATGAGCATGGGATGGCCGGATAGCCCTTTGGCAGATTCAGAGGGATTTCCCTCAGATTTATCCTTGATACGCATTTCCTGGTGATGCCTCAAAGTCCGGCGCTGGCTGATCCATCTCATTGCAGGCCGAAAGAAAATTAAGTTTGCTTCCTGGCATTTTAAAGACCCCCTGGCTGATTTGCAAATACTGTTTCTCCAAAAACATGAAACGGCCGCCTGAAAAATTTTTTGTGCGAATAGCCGGGCAAGTGGATGATCTTAACATAAAACGATTTATAAAAACTGCCAACTAAAACCTTAAAAAACAATTCGAATCAGATAAGGCACGGTCTTTGTCTGAAGATATTACCAATATCAAGCCCTCGTCGCTGCACCGCCGGGCCGGGTTTATTAGCCGGCCTTCATAATTACATGCGAAAACTGCCTGCATCGGGAGCCTTAAGGCCCAGAAATAAAAAAAATCATCGAAAATTATTTAGAATTTGTGTATAGTCCTTTGCATCCATCTTGATGTCCAAGCGCGATGAGGTTCTTTTAAATAACAATATTTTCTAATTATTTCATCTCAAAAGGAGAGTTGAGCATGAAAAAATTTGGGGCAGTGTTCATACTGGTATTACTGACCGCTGTTATCTCTGCTGAAGCAGAGGCGAGCTGGACGGCCGAGGTCTTTGGAGGCACGGCCTATAACTTTAACACCCCTCTTTTGATTCATCAAACAGGGGAAGAGAATATCAGCTTCAATGCGAAATACGACACTAAACCCCTCAATGGTTCACCTTATTATGCCTTCAGGTTTGGCCGGTGGAAGGAGAGCCGTGCCTGGGAACTTGAATTTATTCATCATAAGCTTTACCTGAGAAACAGCCCGCCTGAGATTCAGCTTTTTGAGATTTCGCATGGATATAACTTTATTTATGGAAATCGAGCCTGGAAGCACAAGGGGTTTATTTTTCGCGTTGGTGCGGGGCTGGTGATGACGCATCCTGAAACGATAGTTCGCGGTAAGGAGCTTCCCTGGAACAGGGGTCTCTTAAGGGATGGAAATTATCTCTCCGGTGTTTCAGCGCAGGTCGCGGCCGGAAAGAGGTTCTATCTCTGGAAGAGCTTATTTTTCACCCTGGAAGCCAAGTTGACGGCCTCCTATGCGAACATTCCCATCGAATGCGGGGACGCCAATGTACCGAACGTGGCCCTTCACGGATTATTCGGGTTTGGTTATGACTTTTAACGGGTCACAGCCACTGGAAGGCATCGGCATTGAAGGATACCCAGACTGACTGACCAGGGTGTAAACGCAGCTCCATGATTGTGGCTTCGGTCATGCGGGAGGTGAGGGAGATACCGCCCGCGGACACGTTTACCAGAACTTTTCCTAAAGTTTTCTCAAATATCATTTGAGATATCGTACCCTGGATCACATTGCCTAGCTGCGATTGATCCGGGATTTGCGGGGTAATCACCACCTTCGACGGATCCAACACGGCCACCGACTTATCCTTAAATGGATTTTCGGCCAGGATCTGCTGCCCGTGTTCGAGTGTTTTCATCCAAAAATTATCTTTTTTCACCTGCCAGGGTCCCATGATTAAATTCCTGGCGCCGGATCCGACGAGCGACCCGTTAAAGAAACTCAACACCTCGTCCGCGACCTCGTGCAGCCAGATAAGATCATGACTGACAATGACCAGGGTCGCGCCCCATTCCTGCCGCACGGCGAGCGAGGCCTTTTTTATCAATTCGGCGCTCGCGGCATCCACGCTGGCCAGCGGCTCATCCAGGAGCAGGACTCTGGGTTTCAAGGCCAGCCTCGAAGCCAGAGTGACGCGTTGAGCCTCACCACCTGAGAGTTCACGCCACGACCGGTGGGCAAAGCTCTCCGGGTCCAGCCCCACCAGATTCAGGGCCGTATAGACCTGCGCCTTTAAATCGTTCGTCTGCCAGCGGAGCCTGAGGCCGTAAGCCACATTTTCAAACACAGATCGTTTGAGGAGATACGGATCCTGAAGGAGGAGTGTTACCTCGCGTCTGAGAGCGGGGTTATTGAAGTTCACCTTTTGGCCGTCAAAGAGTACCGTCCCTTCCGAAGGTTTCTGTAAAAAGGCTAAAATTTTCATGAGGGTACTTTTGCCGCTGCCATTTGGCCCGGAGACCCCGATGATGCTGCCTTTCCTGATTGACAGGTGTTCGACCTTCAGGGCGACATGCTCCCCGTAACGATGGACCAGGTTAAAGAGTTCGTAAATCATTTCGCTCAAGGCTCGGCCTTCATCTTCAGGATTGAAAGCAGGACGTTGACAGTAAAGGCGATTGCAAGCAGGACCATGCCTAGAGCCAGCCCCATGGCGAATTCACCTTTGCCAGTCTCCAGGGCCATGGCCGTGGTAATGGTTCTGGTGTACCATTTAATATTACCGCCCAGCATCATTGAGACGCCGACTTCGGATATGATTCTTCCATAAGCCGTGACCGCGGCCACCAGGACGGCATACATGCCTTCCCGGAGGCTGGTCAAGGCAAGCTGGCGGCTGTTTGCCCCCAGAGTCAACAGGGTTAACCGCAGCCGCTGGTCCAACCCTTCAATGGCTGCGGCGGTGAGGGAGATAACGATAGGCAGGCCCAGGATCGTCTGACCGATGACGATGCCCGGAACAGTGAATAAAAGCCCCAGCTCACCCAGGGGTCCGCGGCGGGAAAGGAAGGCATAAACCACCAAACCGACGACCACCGTGGGCAAGGCCAGGAGGGTGTCCGCCAGGGTGCGGCAGAGCCTTCTGCCCGGAAACTCCGCGTATCCCAAGATAAACCCCAGGGGGATTCCTAATACCAGGCTGGCAATGATGGAGAGGGTGGAGACCTTGAGGGTGGTGAAAATGGCGGAGTATGTCTCGCCACTTCCGGATAGCAGCAGCTTAACGGCCCCTAAAAGCCCTTCCAGGATAAAGTCCATAGATACTAAGCTAAAAGTTGTGACAGTTTAAAAAAAGTATCAGGGCGCGGAAGGCCCTGATACTGTCGCATCAGTTTTTATTTCTCGGCGTTCGGGATAAAAAGCTGTTTGCCTTGCAATCTGAAGTCAGCGATATGCTTCTGGGCCTTTGGTGAGGTTATCCACCCGATAAATCCGAGCGCGTAATTATAGGTCACACCTTTACAGCGAGCCGGGTTTATCGCAATGACGCTGTACTGATTCATAAGGGAGTTGTCTCCCTCAACGAGAATAACCAGGGGGGGATTACCTTGAGCTTGCGATTCATACTTTATATAGGTGCCTCGGTCCACCAGGGTGTAGCCCGATCTTTCCGCAGCCACATTAACCGTAGCCAGCATGCCCTGACCGGTCTGGACATACCATTTCTTTTTGTCCGGTACTGGCAAGGCCGCGGCCTTCCATAAAGAAAGCTCCTTATTATGCGTCCCGGAATCATCGCCTCGGCTGACAAAAATAACTTTTTTATGGGTCACGGTCTTCAATGCCGCAGGCACGGAGAGACCCTTAATTCGAGCCGGGTCCTTTTTCGGGCCGATAACGATGAAGTCATTATACATGACTTCCCGGCGGTTGACTCCATAACCTTTATTTATAAATTTTTTCTCTGCCTCCGGGGCATGCACGAACAGGATGGACACATCGCAGTTTCGGCCAAGGGCTAAGGCCCTGCCTGTGCCAGCAGCCACCCACTGGAGTTCGATTCCGGTGTCTTTTTGGAACAACGGGGCCAGGTAGTCCAGCAGGCCGGTGTTATCCGTGCTCG
Above is a window of Deltaproteobacteria bacterium DNA encoding:
- a CDS encoding ATP-binding cassette domain-containing protein, whose product is MSEMIYELFNLVHRYGEHVALKVEHLSIRKGSIIGVSGPNGSGKSTLMKILAFLQKPSEGTVLFDGQKVNFNNPALRREVTLLLQDPYLLKRSVFENVAYGLRLRWQTNDLKAQVYTALNLVGLDPESFAHRSWRELSGGEAQRVTLASRLALKPRVLLLDEPLASVDAASAELIKKASLAVRQEWGATLVIVSHDLIWLHEVADEVLSFFNGSLVGSGARNLIMGPWQVKKDNFWMKTLEHGQQILAENPFKDKSVAVLDPSKVVITPQIPDQSQLGNVIQGTISQMIFEKTLGKVLVNVSAGGISLTSRMTEATIMELRLHPGQSVWVSFNADAFQWL
- a CDS encoding MFS transporter translates to MRIKDKSEGNPSESAKGLSGHPMLMVLRLRNLRLLWLGQGASVLGTQFYLIALPWLVLKLTGDPFQMGMVLALAGIPRALFMLVGGALTDRFSPRTLMLGSNFARMVIVGLLTGLVLTGRVDLWMLYIFGLSFGVADAFYFPAQASIMPRIVDIEHLLAGNSIVQGTNQLSIAVGPALAGALIAIFSSSPDTSLLTGGGAAQAADVAGLGFAFGVNALGYLISIIALWMIKMRPPEKPTEETHEKINVLSSIIQGFIYVFKDKILRWLLLVTAVSHFCMEGPLFIGIPVLANSRFPEGAAAFGIIMSAFGAGMLLGVILAGTLPRLPAKSMGMILLIIISLSGLGLIVFGLVATTFIAALIVLIMAAAQGFVVIQYTSWIQGRTPQHLLGRIFSLIMLASVGLIPISQALSGALIKLNTAGLFVGAGILMSLVVGFVAMRPEMRSMGLKTKRTTP
- a CDS encoding substrate-binding domain-containing protein — translated: MLVLAALLAIQIVMLGASLSAGAPVLRMATTTSTDNTGLLDYLAPLFQKDTGIELQWVAAGTGRALALGRNCDVSILFVHAPEAEKKFINKGYGVNRREVMYNDFIVIGPKKDPARIKGLSVPAALKTVTHKKVIFVSRGDDSGTHNKELSLWKAAALPVPDKKKWYVQTGQGMLATVNVAAERSGYTLVDRGTYIKYESQAQGNPPLVILVEGDNSLMNQYSVIAINPARCKGVTYNYALGFIGWITSPKAQKHIADFRLQGKQLFIPNAEK
- a CDS encoding ABC transporter permease produces the protein MDFILEGLLGAVKLLLSGSGETYSAIFTTLKVSTLSIIASLVLGIPLGFILGYAEFPGRRLCRTLADTLLALPTVVVGLVVYAFLSRRGPLGELGLLFTVPGIVIGQTILGLPIVISLTAAAIEGLDQRLRLTLLTLGANSRQLALTSLREGMYAVLVAAVTAYGRIISEVGVSMMLGGNIKWYTRTITTAMALETGKGEFAMGLALGMVLLAIAFTVNVLLSILKMKAEP